From the genome of Enoplosus armatus isolate fEnoArm2 chromosome 21, fEnoArm2.hap1, whole genome shotgun sequence, one region includes:
- the csrnp1b gene encoding cysteine/serine-rich nuclear protein 1b gives MSGLLKRKFEEVDEDPCYSSPSSLSSACSGWDSEGESCYSDTLDSTPSNPSSPATNFNTTSILKKSKRARRGNVTFDQVTVFFFPRCQGFTSVPSRGGCTLGMMQRHSVLRTYTLAEFAVEQRLLRREKLLNRLREEKLEALKLKLTNNGTQESEEAERLTVDDIPEQDIDISGTNLEEGSFLQPYPPKRRYALLKAAGVKKIDKEEKRQLHELRISRENCGCDCQGFCEPETCSCSLAGIKCQMDHSSFPCGCTKDGCGNTEGRIEFNSTRVQTHYIHTIMKLELEKRLEEQSSTEEEENKTGATSLPAVPSFPFSSELAAAGENSCSSDMTDSDSSGQSEDSEAGESPCEHHTQLDVDEKGLSRILSFSDTENGSRSSRDGGDRKDICCPDQRQEQQQPSTEAFGSFSMVDFADENDNIDAALLGSADHHTDNRATAISELLDENANQGNALFHSSSVPRTPSPTVDRSASYNMDLSLSSESDLEFFDGFPCLGPSSLYNSLKEYEHMDNFFQFQLPSYPSLPPASDPGTCLLESLIGLSESVPEPPATFTDNQLLEEAMKLSVMESVKV, from the exons ATGAGTGGGCTTCTCAAGAGGAAGTTTGAGGAGGTGGATGAGGACCCATGCtactcctcaccctcctccctctcctctgcctgctcAGGCTGGGACTCGGAGGGGGAGAGCTGCTACTCGGACACTCTGGATTCCACCCCCAGCAACCCCAGCTCCCCAGCAACAAATTTCAACA CAACATCCATCCTTAAGAAATCCAAGAGAGCACGACGGGGCAACGTGACCTTTGACCAGGTGACAGTGTTCTTCTTCCCTCGGTGCCAGGGCTTCACCAGTGTTCCCAGTCGAGGAGGATGCACTCTGGGCATGATGCAGCGTCACAGTGTGCTGCGCACTTATACGCTTGCTGAGTTTGCTGTGGAGCAGCGGCTTCTACGCCGGGAAAAACTCCTCAACAGACTCAgggaggagaagctggaggcACTCAAACTGAAG CTGACTAACAATGGAACCCAAGAGAGTGAGGAGGCAGAGCGGCTAACCGTGGACGACATCCCTGAGCAGGACATCGACATCAGTGGAACCAACTTGGAGGAGGGCTCTTTCCTCCAGCCTTACCCGCCTAAACGTCGTTATGCTCTGCTCAAAGCAGCCGGTGTGAAGAAGATCgacaaggaggagaagaggcagCTGCATGAGCTGAGGATCTCCAGGGAGAACTGCGGTTGTGACTGCCAGGGCTTCTGCGAGCCTGAGACGTGTAGCTGCAGCTTGGCCGGCATTAAATGTCAG ATGGATCATTCCTCTTTCCCATGTGGCTGTACCAAGGACGGCTGCGGAAACACAGAGGGTCGCATTGAGTTCAACTCCACCAGGGTACAGACACATTACATCCACACTATCatgaagctggagctggagaagagaCTGGAGGAGCAGTCtagcacagaggaggaggagaacaaaacaGGGGCCACCTCTTTACCAGCAGTGCCCTCCTTCCCTTTTAGCTCAGAACTGGCGGCGGCTGGAGAGAACAGTTGCAGCAGCGATATGACAGACTCAGACTCTTCAGGTCAGAGTGAGGACTCCGAGGCAGGCGAGAGCCCATGTGAGCACCACACCCAGCTGGATGTAGATGAGAAAGGCCTGAGCCGCATTCTCAGTTTCAGCGACACAGAGAACGGCTCGAGAAGTAGTAGGGACGGTGGGGACCGTAAAGACATTTGCTGCCCAGATCAACGGCAAGAACAACAGCAGCCATCTACGGAGGCTTTTGGTAGCTTTAGCATGGTGGACTTTGCTGACGAGAATGACAATATAGACGCTGCACTGTTGGGCTCTGCAGACCATCACACAGACAATCGCGCAACAGCCATCTCAGAACTTTTGGATGAGAACGCCAACCAGGGAAACGCCCTATTCCATAGCAGTAGTGTGCCACGCACGCCCTCCCCCACCGTCGATCGCTCGGCAAGCTATAACATGGACCTGAGCCTCTCTTCGGAGTCAGACCTGGAATTCTTTGACGGTTTCCCCTGCTTGGGGCCCAGCTCACTCTACAACTCCCTCAAGGAGTACGAACACATGGACaacttttttcagtttcagttgcCTAGTTACCCCAGCCTCCCTCCGGCAAGTGACCCAGGGACCTGCCTCCTGGAGTCATTGATTGGCCTTTCAGAGTCTGTCCCAGAACCCCCTGCCACATTTACAGACAATCAGCTGTTGGAGGAAGCCATGAAATTGTCTGTGATGGAGTCTGTGAAAGTTTGA